The proteins below come from a single Necator americanus strain Aroian chromosome V, whole genome shotgun sequence genomic window:
- a CDS encoding hypothetical protein (NECATOR_CHRV.G18725.T1): MNGTAAVERRQKRATSTANWRRAQPPLGPPSTACSLREGRHDLWIHFWERLLMGFEVEGMLYYELLPLGHTVAAAIYSTRL; the protein is encoded by the coding sequence ATGAATGGCACCGCAGCAGTGGAGCGACGGCAGAAGCGTGCAACATCAACAGCGAATTGGAGAAGAGCACAACCACCACTAGGACCTCCATCGACGGCCTGCTCGCTCCGCGAAGGGAGACACGATCTATGGATTCACTTTTGGGAACGTCTCCTTATGGGATTCGAGGTAGAAGGAATGCTGTACTACGAGCTGCTCCCGCTAGGACACACGGTCGCAGCTGCCATTTACTCTACCCGGCTTTAG